In one window of Acidobacteriota bacterium DNA:
- a CDS encoding electron transfer flavoprotein subunit beta/FixA family protein, whose product MKIISCLKEVPARDTRYQVDSGQHWIEEGGLTLEINECDEYALEEALKLQEAHGGEVSILTVGGARSEKSIRKGLAMGAKQAILVEDEERRVNHPYAAAKVMAQALQDEEFDLVLAGTQSDDYSYAQTGVMLAEMLGLPHATIVMEIEAKPDEKKIKALREMESGWFQWVEMPLPAVLTIQAGSSQVRYPSLPNIMKAKRKEIRRIPLDDLGVDLESMPRLEISRLYFEEAEGKAEILEGDTRSVVDLLVEKLRKEARVL is encoded by the coding sequence ATGAAGATCATAAGCTGCCTTAAAGAAGTGCCCGCCCGCGACACCCGTTATCAGGTGGACTCGGGCCAACACTGGATAGAAGAAGGCGGGCTGACTCTGGAAATCAACGAATGTGACGAGTACGCGCTGGAAGAGGCGCTCAAGCTGCAGGAAGCTCACGGCGGCGAGGTGTCGATCCTGACCGTGGGCGGGGCCCGCTCCGAGAAATCGATCCGCAAGGGACTGGCCATGGGCGCCAAACAGGCCATCCTGGTGGAGGACGAAGAGCGGCGCGTCAACCATCCCTATGCCGCCGCCAAGGTGATGGCTCAGGCGCTGCAGGATGAAGAGTTCGATCTGGTCTTGGCCGGTACTCAGTCCGACGACTACAGCTACGCCCAGACCGGCGTCATGCTGGCCGAGATGCTGGGCTTGCCCCACGCCACCATCGTCATGGAGATCGAAGCCAAGCCGGATGAGAAGAAGATCAAGGCCTTGCGCGAGATGGAAAGCGGCTGGTTTCAGTGGGTGGAGATGCCCCTGCCCGCGGTCCTCACCATTCAGGCCGGCAGTTCCCAGGTGCGCTACCCTTCCCTGCCCAACATCATGAAGGCCAAGAGGAAAGAGATACGCCGCATCCCCCTGGACGACCTGGGGGTCGACCTGGAAAGTATGCCCCGCCTCGAAATCAGCAGGCTCTATTTCGAGGAGGCCGAAGGCAAAGCCGAGATTCTGGAAGGCGACACCCGAAGCGTCGTCGACCTGCTGGTGGAAAAGCTGCGAAAAGAAGCCCGCGTGCTCTAG